The genomic DNA TAGCAAAGGGCAACATTTTGGCCCTGCTCATCTAGATCAGGAAGAACAGATGGAAAGAACATAAATGTCATATACagatgaaagaaaatttgaagtgtCCCACTGTCTTGTGATCAGTTGACGTTAAACCTGCATGATCAATGAATTTCCCCATTTCACATAAGAACTGATTATATTGGTCAATTGCACTCTGTTTTCTACAAAGAAGGACACAGCCAACTGTTACCTGTTAAACCTCCATGTCAAAGGGATATGGACATGTGTCTAAATCTAATAAGGcgaattgttttgtttttactttgatTCAAAAATTACATATTCAACTTTATGTACCAAACAATTAAATAGTAATGGCAACAAACTGGcccaaaaataatatgaatgtGTGTATGTCTTATGTCCaaaagattataattttaaaatcactagTGGAGGTTCTCCTGGAGATGGTGCTGCATCAAGCCAAGCCAAGCATCAGGCTCCGCTTGGCTTGGTTGGTCTTATGATTTAACTTCTAATCCAACCATTATATGTTGTCAGTAGTTTACACATGGTATAACTAGCAAACAGAAGTTAACTTTTTATGGACCTCATGCAACAAAGTTAACAACTCATTCCAAAGTCTAGTGGCTTTGCTACCATGCTCAATTTCCCCAAACTGTAAGTGCATGGATTACAAACAAATGAAGGACAAATAAAAGAAGTAGGTTTACCATTTCCACTCATTGAATGGGATTGGTCTCCTGAGCTTGAAATGAATATGCCCTACAGTGAAGAGAAATCAACAGAAGTGTATGAAAAAAAAGGCACATATATCTGTTaggatgaaaattgaaaaatgcaaaatataaaatatagtaacAGGTGAACGTAACTAAAGAGCTAACACAACCAAACCTGCTGGCGGGCTCGCTGGAGCTCTTGTTCAAGTTGGGTCAGCTTCATCCGACTATTCTCCAGCTGTTGCACATATGCCTAAAGAAAGAAACCGAAAAAAGGGATTTAGTGCACACAATGCACTCCCAGGTTTGTGTAACATAACAGTGAAAATGAGACAGAATAAaccataaccaaaaaaaaacactatccAACACTTAGAAACTCAGTTTGTGCAACATAACAGTGAAAATGATGTCTACATCAAAGGTGAACTCATTTCATAACAGGACCTACCTTTTTCCTTAATCGGCTTTTTCTGGCAGCTTCACGATTTTGAGCAAGCCGGCGTAATGTCTGAAGAATATTGATCAAAGGAACAAATTAAGAACATTATTATGCTAAGCTGTATCATCTAAATAtaactaatttaaattttaacctTCTGATCACCggctttttcttttgatctGTCACTCGAATCAGAGGCCACAAGAGCAGCTGATTGACCCATTTCAAACTGCAAATGAAAAGCactaaatttaataaacaacaTTTAAGAGCAACCAAATATTCCAACAGAAAAGAGAAGAtgtctatttgaaaattttcttataggTAACAACAAAAACTGCCAATAGGTTTGAAATCTAAAACAATACATGGAGCATCAGCCACATCATTAGAACACCATAGATCAATAAAATCTCCAAAatcaacttctttttttttccttttgcagCAAGACATTGAATGATAAAAGCAAGAGACATCACCCTTTGATTCTTGTCATCCGTGTCCACATCTGTTGAGGTATCAGTCCTAGGACTGGCATCTGCCATATTGGACTCTCCCCAGTTCTCACGATGACTACCAGAAACAGAAGCTATATTTTGTTGTGGTTCTTTTTGTACTGTTGATGTCTGAGATATCACAACAGCAGCAGATGATTTTATATCAGAGTAAGCAAGTTACTGAATTGCACAGAACCATTAAGGGAAGATTTAATTCACCTTATTTAAAGCGCCAAATTGGAGGTCGGTACTTGGTGCCTGGCTACTCGGCTTTGCTGAATTGAATACAgaatctaataataataattgaaaaaaacacacaaaggATCAGACAAGAAAATGTGAGATATCATTAGTACCTTAGACCCCCAATCATGACCTCCCCCTTCTCCAAAAGACCCAATTCAAAACCCCAAAACCAGAACAAACCCAAACACCAACACCCCACTCCTCACCATCACCCCCAAAAAAAGGGTTGCAcaatctaattatttattttgaataaaacaaaatcattgCTTGAAGATATCAGTGAGTACAACTGTACAACATGAAATTTTAAACAAGTACATagtgttatttattaattatgtcaTTAGCACCTTGCAGTTAGTGATTAAAGTGTCTATATAGTAGTggtcttgtttttctttttctttttttttttcttttttttatttgataggtaaatttttgtccccattgggacttgaacctagaacctcccacaaaccctccccaaccCTTTACTCCTTGGGCTAGAACTCAAGGGCTATATAGTAGTGGTCATGCTAGTGGTCATGCTATCCGCACCTTGCACTAAGGGACTGAATTCTATCGAATAACAATATTGGTGCATAGAAAGTTCATTATTAGGCTTATCAAccaatatgaaataaaaaaggttaTGGGCACACAATTCGATGGGACCCACACTACAACTCAAAGAAATTGATTAAGATGAAGAATAAAGACTCAAGTTCAGTACGTAAGATATAGCTAACGTCACATAAAAGTTCAAAAAACTCAACAAAATCCACCAAGAAAGCACAGATTGAACAACCAGCATTCAATTCCCCCATtcaaaattaagatttaaataCATACTTCTACTAAGATCAACAGCATCCTCTATACGAAATCCAAGGGACTGCTCCAGCGCCCCAAAATCTGAAATTCGAGAGCGAATATTGTTTCCCTCTGTGCCACTGAAACCCAGAAGTCATGAGCACAAATAAGTTCCAAGGCTTACAAATGTCAAAAGCCAGTCAGTAAATCAATTTTCCTAATGCAGAAAGAAAAACTGAAAAGGCAAGTATAAGGAGTCGTAAAAAAGAATGCCATTGTGTTAAAGCAGGACTTCCCAATCACGGAAATTTTTTTCACCAGATAATGTACTATACATCAAATGAAGAGATTACATTTTGTCATGCCCTTACATAAATCCATTACCAAGAGTTTTAttctaatttagaaattatccactataaaatgaataatggcAGGAAGAATATCTAGTAAATCATTAAGTGAagaaccaatttttttaatgcatgCACTTGAGGAAGATATTGGGGGGAGGATCAACACCTGTGACATGTGGGTAGGAACCTTATGCTTTTGTAGGTGACctattagaaattttattgaTCTTATTTAACGAATTTATGCTTTTACATGTTTCATCTATTGATGCTTGAACACGTTCCATCTTTTTATTTActgaaaggaaaatatatttccTGAAGTAGTAAAGGtatcaagagaaaaaaacaagttttctGGCGAACAACTAATGGTACACATTAAAGGTtgtgataaaaaataagatCCATTACGCCGTAAGATTAGAAATCCTACAtcaataatatatgtatgaCGTTAATGCATATGCACCTCCCATGCATGTTTAATTATTCAAGCAACAAGACTCAAAAATTCTTTGGAAAAgctatttttataagaaatgtGGGCTATTCAGCCTTTCCAGAATTGCAGGGTGCACCATATTtctatcaattaaaaaaaattatttgattctCTTCTAACAAAAAATACTTTGATGTGAACCACAAGGTGCCAAAATACGTTGTAAAAAGGGTCTAAATTGATATTCAAAGGCCCTCAAAGGGCAATCAAAGCAAAGCatttagctaaaaaaaaaaggcctgtGACCAACCTTAATTACAGTAATATTTCAATGGGAGATAGAGAAAAGTCACATTATAGCATAGATGGCTAGTCCCCTGTTGGAACCATATATTATATAAACAGACTTCAACTCTTCCATACAAAAAGATCTAGGGGATAACAAGTCCCACTGCAGTATACCCTGCTACCTGGCTTGTATGGCCAGGGTTTTGAACTCTGCCCTGAAATAATTGTACTGGCCTAAGGCTGCTTTTGATTGAATAATTTAAGCAGCAACAATAAGGATATATCAAGCCAATTATGTCAGCTAAAAATTTTCAGCACTTATACAGTGACCAAACACGCTCTTCTAAATGACACAACCTCAAGCTTTGCAATTGTTCTAGCATCCATTCTTCCCTAATTATCAACATATTAACTTCATAATACATGAAGGAGGCCcatcattatttcatttaaccGAAATCAAACCTCACCACAACTAGTTAAGGTCAGCTGAGTTGAGGGTTCTGTTTTCTTAGGTTccaaactattattatttaaaaaaaaaaaatactatattctagatattttcttttcttaattttcctACTCAATGGCAGAACATGAGGTTCAAACTCACAGCACATAAGTATTTTTCAGGCATGAACGGATACTTCAATATGACTATAAAACCACGAGAAAAACATCCATATGACAAATATTTCAATGTTCTTAAGATTGTGGATGGTTTTCTTACAGCAAACCATAAGCTAAAAAAAACCCATAGCTGAGCCCTCAGAGCAAAAGTACCATTCTCACAtgagaaaatttaaaagcaagTATAATAAACAACAACCAAAACCTCTATTCAATGGCAAAAAGACGATACGAGatcagaaaaatgaaatttacatGGAATTGGATATGGGTATCTGAGGAATGAAGCTCGGCATCCCGGGCGTGACTTTGCTAACATCTTCCGCACCAACCTTCACTGTTCTACTACCCATTAATCAACATCATCACCACCTTATTCTCCACTCTTTGAACAAAACCGAAGAAGAAAAAGACCCCTTTAACCCCTTCAGAAAACCAAAATATTCCGTACCCAGGAACGCCTAAATCACAAACCACCAGCCCCTCTCTAACCAGTTCACTTCATCAACTCCAATTCCTTACAGTTACAAAGAATTTACAAATTCACAGACAGCAAACAACagcaacaaaaagaaaacacagaAACCAAATCAGAACCCCCAAAAATAACCTTTCAAAATAGGCAAAAATTATTGTTGTCCGTACATCCTACCAAGAAAACCACGAAACCCCTCTAAACCCCAAGTCTTTCGTCAAATACCTAACCCACCAACCAACccaataaaattcaaaatcgaAGTGAGAAGATAAAAAAGGAAGTACAGAACAGAAAAAACCCTAGTTCATCAATCAGTATTGGAAACCCTAATTCTACCAGAATTGAGAAATACCCAGAAGCGGAAATTGAAAGAAACCCCTAATTGTGGAGATTTTGAAGaacaaattgaatttttttattttttttttcccttttcttgaCTTTGGACAGATGATTGTGCGAGTGagcataaattatattatttcaagATTAATTACATATCTCTCTCCAACTTCAGCAAAATTTCAATTCACCCACCTTGGATTTTGagctcttttctttctttaaaggGTAAATGGAGAAAGTGGCGTGACGTTCAGATCATTCCAATCCCTTCCACAAGTCTTTTTCCACTccactttttccatttttcaaagccatcatttttatactcttcttcttctttcttaccCCCTTTTAACTATtactttttttcctattttcatttctctcccctttattattaaattttcctCTAACCACCCCATCAAAATCACATCTTCTTAATTTGGAAAtatgatgatgataaaatattgaagaaTTGGAAGGAAATTTGAATCATTCAACCCTCCCAATTGATTTTTCTAACAAATCTTGTCAATATGTTTATAAGATTAACATTTTCATCCCACGAAGTTTAGATAGTGTGAATCATAATTTGACTTCTGAATTTTATCCATGCCCAGTCAACCTCAGGAAGTAGGTCAGGGGTACATATGATAATATGAGTAAGCGGAGGGAGGTAAATGAAATTTAGCAACTCTGTCATGAAAGTAAATATGGGCAGAAGGTCGGGGGTACATATGATAATATGAGTCAGCAGAGGGAGGTAAATGAAATACAAGCCATTACACTTGTCAACATTTGTAAGAGAGCCACTGAGCTTGTGGCGACTTTGAAGTTTGAACCTCGGTTGGGTTTGAAGGAGGGGCAATTTTGTAGTTCGGGGAAGTTTGGGGGCTGTTTTCGTATAATTGAAAAAGTGAGTGATGACTGATGAGAAGGTCCTGATTCTCAGCGCCGCCTTCAGAGAAGTTTGCAGATGctcttttaattcaaaattacaTTTCTGACCCTCTTAGAACAAAAGTCAAAATTGAATTCCAGTGGGAAACAGCTTACTGGCTTCGCTGCCAAGTTTCACGTTATTCTAATCGACTATCATAACattattgtttgtaattttcaattttattttatttttttatatggtagaagataaaagaattttataGGATTTTCCCTTTTCTTAAATATGAATTGGGCATGGGCTGGTCTGGGCTGGGCCGGGCCTGGCTGGGCATGGTAATACATTACAACAAAACCCAGCTTGCGGGGAAAGCCTCATAAATAAATGAGAACATTAAGCCCAAGCCCAGATCACTGGGTCTACTCACGTTGCATGGGCTTGCGGTTTTCTGGATTCCGGCAATtcgaaaagaaaatggtttgcTAAATATTTCAAGgcgtttggttctcaaaaaatgtgAGATAagaaaagttaaagaaaaataaaaaataaatttaaaatcaatagattattttcatatttattttatttttttattatataaagattaaataattttacaatatatagatttttaattatattttattttctttatttttttataatgaaatcaaatagaaaaaactattttcattaaaatttattttcttaatacttttcaaaatcaaacatagttGAAAAAATCTTGTGAAattattaaaaggaaaacaGTTTcgaaagtaattttttattttcatcggAATAATctacttaaaatgttttatttgcGCATTGAATAATAAGGatctatttgaaaactattttttatgataattttttattcttcacaataaaaagcataaaaaaataaaaaaaacatttgacaataaaaaaaatattttatattttctattaatagaaaacatggtgttttcataaaatatatttaagttgttttctgctaattgttctaaaaaataattatgtaaatatataaaatgattaaaaataaaacattagatataaaaattattcttaaaatatatttaaaaatattaaaacacacattaaaataaattatattttcaaatagacttttgttatGTAAAATTCAAACAACAGTTcccaaaaattattcttaaaaaatattttaaatttaaaaataaaataaaaaatacagttACAAAACACTCCCTGAGGCTCTGTGTATGGACTCAAAAGTCATGATGGAAACCAACCTTGGGTCGAGCCTGGTAGAGCTGGCCCATTTGTTTTGTTCGCCGTGCAGCCCATTTCACTCACAAACCAGCCCAA from Vitis riparia cultivar Riparia Gloire de Montpellier isolate 1030 chromosome 8, EGFV_Vit.rip_1.0, whole genome shotgun sequence includes the following:
- the LOC117919858 gene encoding transcription factor TGA2.2-like, coding for MGSRTVKVGAEDVSKVTPGMPSFIPQIPISNSIGTEGNNIRSRISDFGALEQSLGFRIEDAVDLSRNSVFNSAKPSSQAPSTDLQFGALNKTSTVQKEPQQNIASVSGSHRENWGESNMADASPRTDTSTDVDTDDKNQRFEMGQSAALVASDSSDRSKEKAGDQKTLRRLAQNREAARKSRLRKKAYVQQLENSRMKLTQLEQELQRARQQGIFISSSGDQSHSMSGNGALAFDVEYARWLEEHNRQINELRSAVNSHASDTELRTIVDNVTAHFDDIFRLKGIAAKADVFHILSGMWKTPAERCFMWIGGFRSSEVLKLLVNQLEPLTEQQLMSIYNLQQSSQQAEDALSQGMEALQQSLAETLTSGSPGPSGSSGNVANYMGQMAMAMGKLGTLEGFLRQADNLRQQTLQQMHRILTTRQSARALLAINDYFSRLRALSSLWLARPRE